A section of the Pedobacter sp. HDW13 genome encodes:
- a CDS encoding glycoside hydrolase family 2 protein produces the protein MLKRTYSVFLICFSLLSSVSYGQVTAIQNIQARKIQSLNGKWNYIVDPYENGYYDYRHEPFDQSKTGTGGYFDDKVQKDKSELIEYDFDHSPQMNVPGDWNSQSEKLELYEGNVWLRKKFDAKPEKGKRYFVYFGAVNYVAHVYLNGKKLGVHKGGFTPFQFDVTSNLKAGENSIVLKVDNIRKQDEIPTVNTDWWNYGGITRDVFLAEFPEHFISDYKLQLVKGNNNLLNFTVKLADATSGQEITLSIPELKLEKKYKTDGEGKIADEFIWNNLNLWSPENPKLYAVNIKTDKEDINDKIGFRTIQADGDSILLNGKSVFLRGISLHDENPLLAGRLRSEGDMRMMLQWAKDMNCNYVRLAHYPHNEEMIRLADEMGLLVWAEVPVYWTISWTNPATYANAKQQLTDLIVRDKNRASVIVWSIGNETPLSSARLSFMSNLAETARNLDDTRLVAAALEVHREGNNIILNDPLGEKIDLVSFNEYAGWYWGGNPSEIIKYNFDIKYKKPVVITEFGGDALGGFHADENTRWSEEYQEALYKNQITLLSKIGALRGMTPWILTDFRSPRRQHPIYQNFWNRKGLISETGKKKKAFYVLKDFYGQMQVKYK, from the coding sequence ATGCTAAAAAGAACCTATAGCGTATTTTTAATTTGCTTTTCACTTCTTTCATCAGTCAGTTACGGTCAGGTTACGGCTATACAGAATATTCAGGCACGTAAAATCCAGAGCCTGAATGGTAAATGGAATTATATTGTCGATCCGTACGAAAACGGTTACTATGATTACCGCCACGAACCGTTCGATCAGTCTAAGACCGGAACCGGAGGCTATTTTGATGATAAAGTACAGAAAGATAAGTCAGAACTGATTGAGTATGATTTCGACCATTCGCCACAAATGAATGTTCCCGGCGACTGGAATTCGCAGTCAGAAAAATTAGAGCTTTATGAGGGCAATGTTTGGTTACGCAAAAAGTTTGATGCAAAACCCGAAAAAGGAAAAAGATATTTTGTGTATTTCGGTGCGGTTAACTACGTGGCGCATGTGTACCTGAACGGTAAAAAGCTGGGCGTGCACAAAGGTGGTTTTACCCCTTTTCAGTTCGATGTAACCAGCAATTTAAAAGCGGGCGAAAATTCTATCGTACTTAAAGTAGATAATATCCGCAAGCAAGACGAAATCCCAACCGTAAATACCGACTGGTGGAATTATGGCGGCATTACCCGCGATGTTTTCCTGGCCGAATTTCCGGAGCATTTCATCAGCGATTATAAACTTCAGCTCGTTAAAGGCAATAATAACCTGTTAAATTTTACGGTGAAACTGGCCGATGCGACTTCAGGTCAGGAAATTACATTGTCTATTCCGGAGCTTAAGCTAGAGAAGAAATACAAAACTGATGGAGAAGGAAAAATTGCAGATGAGTTTATCTGGAATAACCTGAACCTTTGGTCGCCCGAAAACCCTAAGCTTTACGCGGTAAATATTAAAACCGATAAAGAAGATATCAACGATAAAATTGGTTTCAGAACCATACAGGCAGATGGCGACAGCATTTTGTTAAATGGCAAATCTGTGTTTTTAAGAGGCATTTCGCTGCATGATGAAAACCCGCTTCTGGCTGGCCGTTTACGCTCGGAAGGCGATATGCGTATGATGTTACAGTGGGCAAAAGATATGAATTGTAACTATGTGCGTTTGGCACATTATCCGCATAACGAAGAAATGATCCGTTTGGCTGATGAGATGGGGCTATTGGTTTGGGCCGAGGTTCCGGTTTACTGGACCATCAGTTGGACTAATCCTGCCACATATGCCAATGCGAAGCAACAATTAACCGATTTAATTGTACGCGATAAAAACCGCGCCAGTGTAATTGTTTGGTCGATAGGGAACGAAACACCGTTGAGTAGCGCCCGTTTGAGCTTTATGAGCAACCTGGCCGAAACTGCCCGCAATTTAGACGATACACGTTTGGTAGCTGCAGCCCTCGAGGTACACCGCGAAGGAAATAACATTATTTTAAACGATCCGCTTGGCGAAAAAATAGACCTGGTGAGTTTTAACGAGTACGCCGGCTGGTACTGGGGAGGCAATCCTTCCGAAATTATCAAATACAATTTCGATATCAAGTACAAAAAACCTGTGGTGATTACCGAGTTTGGCGGCGATGCCTTAGGTGGTTTCCACGCCGATGAAAATACACGCTGGAGTGAAGAATACCAGGAAGCTTTATACAAAAACCAGATTACCCTGTTGAGCAAAATTGGCGCACTGCGTGGCATGACTCCCTGGATTTTAACTGACTTCCGCTCACCAAGAAGACAACACCCGATTTACCAGAATTTCTGGAACCGCAAAGGCTTAATTAGTGAAACCGGTAAGAAGAAGAAAGCCTTTTATGTACTAAAAGATTTTTACGGCCAAATGCAGGTCAAATACAAATAA
- a CDS encoding RagB/SusD family nutrient uptake outer membrane protein produces MKKNIFYSILTLAVICVAGCKKSGFLQDGEFSGGNDITQAQLWANPDYARNFLNNVYASLSDRYDLDDGALLASASDEAVNSNLNSSVNILNNGTWSPVKTFDDVYFAMYSGIRKANMFLENIDGAVIVPADETFPLNNAANQGMVPQIARLKGQAYFLRAFFQFELLKRYGSFAIVTRTLTVTDDLDLPRNSFDDCVKQISADCEEAITRLPLSPTEWNTPLRGRATQTAAMALKARLLLYAASPLYNPGGDVAKWQAAADAAKRIIDTGKHGIYTSYPNIWLWNNGAFNIETIFATATLNTNTIEQNNAPVSYDAANGRTNPTQELVDAFEMKTTGRMITDAASGYSATAPYTNRDPRLNFAIMYNGSTFKSKPVETFVGGKDGLGLNVNATKTGYYLRKYLSESASWAGNSATVRRPWIFFRYAEVLLNYAEALNEAQGTGALTQILTSLNAIRSRTGVAMPALQTTNPAANGYVAPTKEELRKRIRNERRVELCFEEQRFYDVRRWKEGETTFNKAVTGMRITQVGPSTFTYTSFTVENRVFMAKNYLYPLSQNELNKAPKLGQNPGY; encoded by the coding sequence ATGAAAAAAAATATATTTTATTCAATCCTGACCCTTGCAGTAATCTGCGTGGCGGGGTGTAAAAAAAGCGGGTTTCTTCAGGATGGCGAATTTAGCGGCGGTAACGACATTACACAGGCGCAGTTGTGGGCCAATCCCGATTATGCCCGTAATTTCCTGAACAATGTTTATGCATCACTTTCCGATCGCTACGATCTGGATGATGGAGCGCTACTGGCTTCGGCATCTGATGAGGCCGTTAACTCTAACCTAAACTCATCAGTAAACATTTTGAATAATGGTACCTGGAGTCCGGTTAAAACCTTTGATGATGTGTATTTTGCCATGTATTCGGGTATTCGCAAGGCCAATATGTTTCTCGAAAATATAGATGGCGCAGTAATCGTACCGGCCGACGAAACTTTTCCGTTAAACAATGCAGCAAACCAGGGAATGGTACCACAAATTGCCCGCTTAAAAGGTCAGGCTTATTTTTTACGTGCATTTTTCCAGTTCGAATTACTTAAACGTTATGGCAGTTTTGCTATCGTAACCCGTACACTAACGGTAACCGATGATCTGGACTTACCGCGAAACTCTTTTGACGATTGTGTGAAACAGATTTCTGCCGATTGCGAAGAAGCCATTACGCGGCTGCCGCTATCTCCAACAGAATGGAATACACCTTTGCGTGGCAGGGCTACCCAAACCGCTGCAATGGCACTTAAAGCCAGGTTACTGCTGTATGCGGCAAGTCCCTTGTACAATCCGGGTGGCGATGTAGCCAAATGGCAGGCTGCTGCCGATGCCGCAAAGCGGATTATAGATACCGGTAAACATGGTATTTATACGTCTTACCCCAATATCTGGTTATGGAACAATGGTGCTTTTAATATCGAAACCATTTTTGCAACTGCAACCTTAAACACCAATACCATCGAACAAAATAATGCGCCAGTGAGCTACGATGCAGCTAATGGCCGTACAAACCCGACACAGGAATTGGTAGATGCCTTTGAAATGAAAACCACAGGCCGGATGATTACCGATGCGGCTTCCGGCTATTCGGCAACTGCGCCTTATACCAACCGCGATCCGCGTTTAAATTTTGCCATTATGTACAATGGCTCAACTTTTAAAAGTAAACCAGTAGAAACTTTTGTAGGTGGTAAAGATGGTTTGGGTTTAAATGTAAATGCAACCAAAACCGGTTATTACCTGCGTAAGTACTTAAGTGAGAGTGCATCTTGGGCAGGAAATAGTGCTACCGTACGTCGCCCGTGGATTTTCTTCAGGTACGCAGAAGTGCTTTTAAATTATGCCGAAGCATTAAATGAAGCGCAGGGTACCGGTGCATTAACACAGATTTTAACAAGCTTAAATGCAATCAGAAGCAGAACTGGTGTAGCTATGCCTGCTTTGCAAACTACCAACCCGGCTGCAAACGGTTATGTGGCGCCAACCAAAGAAGAGTTGCGTAAACGCATCCGTAACGAGCGTAGGGTAGAGCTTTGCTTCGAAGAACAACGTTTTTACGATGTACGCAGGTGGAAAGAAGGCGAAACCACATTTAACAAAGCTGTTACAGGAATGCGGATTACACAGGTAGGGCCAAGCACCTTTACCTACACATCATTTACGGTAGAAAACAGGGTTTTTATGGCTAAGAACTACTTATATCCGCTTTCACAGAACGAATTAAACAAAGCACCAAAGCTGGGACAGAACCCCGGTTATTAA
- a CDS encoding endo-1,4-beta-xylanase gives MNRFTTIGFATKMMLSASLLTISCAKSTSIDIPVIKAEESLQKKMPFPIGAALNVSLLKSNASYRNLVIKEFNSVTAENAMKFASVHPAKDTYTWSDADYLVDFARANGKRVHGHTLNWYQSLPDWVKNFQGSTADWEDLLKTHIQTVVGHFKGKVVSWDVVNEAVNEDGTLRNTIWLQKLGADYISRAFQYAHEADPDALLFYNDYGHEYSSTKRTAILNLVNGLKSKGIPIDGIGLQMHTNVTQTDANLTAAITTAAATGLKVHISEIDISLNSGDTPGASYTAALGEQQAAKYKTIVKAYNAIPKNQQFGITQWNVTDGDSWIPLFYKRADWPLPFDAQYQRKAAYQGILDGVK, from the coding sequence ATGAACAGATTTACGACAATTGGTTTTGCTACGAAAATGATGCTATCAGCATCTTTGTTAACCATTTCTTGTGCCAAGAGTACCAGTATCGATATTCCGGTAATAAAGGCAGAAGAAAGCTTGCAAAAAAAGATGCCCTTCCCAATAGGCGCAGCTTTAAATGTAAGTTTGTTAAAAAGCAATGCCAGTTATCGTAACCTGGTAATAAAAGAATTTAACAGCGTTACCGCCGAAAACGCAATGAAATTTGCTTCGGTTCATCCTGCTAAAGATACCTACACCTGGAGTGATGCCGATTACCTGGTTGATTTTGCCAGGGCCAATGGCAAGCGCGTGCATGGGCATACCTTAAACTGGTACCAGTCGTTGCCCGATTGGGTAAAGAATTTTCAGGGCAGCACGGCCGATTGGGAAGATTTACTGAAAACCCATATTCAAACCGTTGTGGGGCATTTTAAGGGCAAGGTAGTTTCGTGGGATGTGGTGAACGAAGCGGTAAACGAAGATGGCACTTTGCGCAACACAATCTGGCTACAGAAACTGGGCGCCGACTATATCAGCAGGGCATTTCAATATGCACACGAGGCAGATCCCGATGCCCTGCTATTTTACAATGATTACGGGCATGAGTACAGTTCAACTAAACGTACCGCCATATTAAATCTGGTTAACGGGTTAAAAAGCAAAGGCATCCCAATTGATGGAATTGGCCTGCAAATGCATACCAACGTAACCCAAACCGATGCTAATTTAACTGCCGCAATTACAACTGCTGCGGCAACCGGGCTAAAAGTCCATATTTCTGAAATTGATATCTCCCTTAATTCAGGTGATACACCTGGTGCAAGTTATACTGCCGCTTTAGGCGAGCAACAGGCAGCCAAATATAAAACCATTGTTAAAGCTTATAATGCCATACCCAAAAATCAGCAGTTTGGCATTACCCAATGGAATGTTACTGATGGCGATAGCTGGATTCCACTGTTTTATAAACGTGCTGACTGGCCTTTGCCCTTCGATGCACAATACCAGCGGAAAGCAGCTTACCAGGGGATTTTAGACGGCGTTAAATAG
- a CDS encoding TonB-dependent receptor, translating to MKLLRSKYKYIACLLFLWACLLNVYSQTPDEQLTVSGRVVDQDKKPMAGVTISIQEDKTNKSVTTSADGSFTLSTSTSDVIVFKYVGYLMVLKPASEVSKSDIVLTKALIDAGDNDNVYIPFGVRKKREVTATISTITTDNLPQIPSSSLTNVFTGRLPGLAIYPSGSQQPGYDVSSFLIRGRSSYNSNQEPLVLVDGIERDFRSMDLAEIESVSVLKDAATLAWYGMYSANGVVYVKTKRGSATSTSVTFDAQAGLQAPLQIAAPLDAYNYASLYNEASINSGGAAVYSPAALQAYQDGSDPIKYPNNNFVRDFTKRVAPTQRYVATVTGGNAFIKYYTLLSAYQQGGFYKGGNNDTYDANTDFNRYNLRTNIDLHVNKNLDVALDIGGRITNLTFPNAGTPTFLSTVYSTPANAFPVINPNGSYGGTSIFSQNNPQAMLEARGASTDLVRNMMATLSARQKMDGILKGLTGEVFYAYDIAGLYRSGFSQQYATSELKADGTYTTYGTPAKVDYQANAFSGNIRKSEFWAGFDYNRTFGKHDIKFSTRVSRANYASFGSLDVRREGWSNRLSYNYIQRYFIDLTASYAGSENFAPDSRYGFFPAASAGWIISDEDFMKSSTSFLDFLKIRGSYGLVGNDAIGSARRFAYNDFFTRSAAGYTFGTGFAGVSGSGQLALANPFLTWEKAYKTSVGFDAKLFKQALSISADYFYEDRKDLTTASLLPSLLGQSLIYVNEGEASYKGFETGINYNKKLGGVNLNVFGNFTYNTSKILAINEGAGLPDYQKQLGHPISSVISPAATANSGAGYVSMMLISDGIFQSQAQIDASAKQILSKDVKPGDIKYVDQNGDGVINDLDRVRTDFNFVPKAYFGFGASVSYANFDANFLFQGTSGRSITIQQLVNAGNTNNGFLNQFSADRWTPDNPGAPYPRLLLTDRGNNTATSDFWIRSGDYIRLKNVEIGYSLSPSFIKKLKIRQLRFYASGLNLLTFDKLGDLPIDPELPESGYNSSYPYMKIYSFGVNLKF from the coding sequence TTTTTATGGGCCTGCCTGCTAAACGTTTACAGCCAAACGCCTGATGAACAGCTTACGGTTTCGGGGAGGGTAGTAGATCAGGATAAAAAGCCAATGGCCGGAGTGACCATCTCGATCCAGGAAGATAAAACCAATAAATCGGTAACCACAAGTGCCGACGGAAGTTTTACCCTTTCAACCTCTACCAGCGATGTAATTGTTTTTAAATACGTAGGTTACCTGATGGTGCTCAAACCCGCTTCGGAAGTAAGCAAGAGCGATATTGTTTTAACCAAAGCACTTATCGATGCCGGCGATAACGACAATGTGTACATTCCGTTTGGCGTTAGGAAGAAAAGAGAAGTTACGGCCACCATTAGTACCATCACTACTGATAACCTACCTCAGATCCCATCGTCATCTTTAACCAATGTATTTACCGGCAGGCTACCCGGATTAGCCATTTATCCAAGTGGTTCGCAACAGCCTGGTTACGATGTATCGAGTTTTTTAATCCGTGGCCGCTCATCTTACAACAGCAACCAGGAGCCTCTGGTGTTGGTAGATGGTATTGAGCGCGACTTCAGATCGATGGATTTGGCCGAAATTGAAAGTGTAAGCGTATTAAAAGATGCCGCAACACTGGCCTGGTACGGCATGTATTCTGCCAATGGTGTAGTTTATGTAAAAACCAAAAGAGGCAGCGCAACTTCCACCAGCGTTACTTTCGATGCGCAGGCAGGCTTGCAGGCGCCTTTGCAGATTGCTGCACCCTTAGATGCTTACAATTATGCAAGTTTATACAACGAAGCTTCCATTAACAGTGGCGGAGCGGCGGTTTACAGCCCTGCTGCTTTACAGGCCTATCAGGATGGTTCCGATCCCATTAAATATCCGAACAACAACTTTGTACGCGATTTCACCAAGCGTGTAGCGCCAACCCAGCGTTATGTAGCTACTGTTACCGGTGGTAATGCTTTTATTAAGTATTATACTTTATTAAGTGCTTACCAGCAGGGAGGTTTTTACAAAGGTGGTAATAACGATACTTACGATGCCAATACCGATTTTAACCGCTATAATTTAAGAACCAACATCGATTTACACGTAAACAAGAACCTGGATGTAGCTTTAGATATCGGCGGACGGATTACCAACCTTACTTTCCCGAATGCAGGTACACCTACTTTTTTATCAACGGTTTATTCAACGCCAGCCAATGCTTTCCCGGTTATTAACCCTAACGGATCGTATGGCGGAACTTCGATATTTTCCCAAAATAACCCTCAGGCCATGCTCGAGGCTAGGGGAGCCAGTACCGACCTGGTGCGTAATATGATGGCTACTTTAAGTGCCCGCCAAAAAATGGATGGCATATTAAAAGGCTTAACTGGCGAAGTTTTTTATGCTTATGATATCGCCGGATTATACCGCTCGGGTTTTAGCCAGCAGTATGCAACTTCTGAATTAAAAGCCGATGGAACTTATACCACCTATGGCACACCCGCTAAGGTAGATTATCAGGCCAATGCATTTTCGGGTAACATACGCAAAAGCGAATTTTGGGCAGGTTTCGATTATAACAGGACCTTCGGAAAGCACGATATTAAATTCAGTACCCGCGTTTCGAGGGCCAATTATGCCTCATTCGGCAGTTTGGATGTACGCCGCGAAGGATGGTCTAACCGCTTATCATACAATTATATTCAGCGCTATTTTATTGATTTAACCGCTTCTTACGCCGGTTCAGAAAATTTTGCACCAGATTCGCGGTATGGGTTTTTCCCGGCTGCATCGGCAGGATGGATCATTTCTGACGAGGATTTTATGAAAAGCTCAACAAGCTTTCTCGATTTCTTAAAAATCAGGGGATCTTACGGATTGGTGGGTAACGATGCTATCGGATCGGCCAGAAGATTTGCCTATAACGATTTCTTTACCAGAAGTGCTGCAGGTTACACCTTTGGTACAGGTTTCGCCGGAGTAAGTGGTTCGGGGCAGCTGGCTTTGGCCAACCCTTTTTTAACCTGGGAGAAAGCCTATAAAACCAGTGTAGGTTTTGATGCCAAATTGTTTAAACAAGCTTTATCTATCAGTGCCGATTACTTTTACGAAGACCGGAAAGATTTAACCACGGCATCACTATTGCCAAGTTTGCTGGGGCAATCGCTAATTTATGTTAACGAGGGTGAGGCATCATACAAAGGCTTTGAAACCGGTATAAACTACAATAAAAAACTGGGTGGTGTAAACCTGAATGTGTTCGGCAATTTTACCTACAACACGAGTAAAATTCTGGCCATTAACGAAGGAGCAGGTTTGCCCGACTATCAGAAACAATTAGGGCACCCCATTTCGAGCGTAATTTCTCCGGCGGCTACTGCTAACTCTGGTGCAGGTTATGTAAGCATGATGCTTATCTCGGATGGTATTTTCCAAAGCCAGGCGCAGATTGATGCTTCTGCCAAACAGATTTTATCCAAAGATGTGAAACCCGGCGATATTAAATATGTAGATCAGAATGGCGATGGCGTAATTAACGACCTCGACCGTGTGAGAACCGATTTCAATTTTGTACCTAAAGCTTATTTTGGCTTTGGTGCCTCAGTTTCTTACGCCAATTTTGATGCAAACTTCTTGTTTCAGGGCACCAGTGGCCGTTCAATTACCATACAGCAACTGGTAAATGCAGGTAATACCAATAATGGCTTTTTAAACCAGTTCAGTGCAGACCGCTGGACACCCGATAATCCGGGCGCTCCTTATCCGAGGTTACTGCTAACCGATCGTGGCAACAATACTGCTACTTCCGATTTCTGGATCAGATCAGGCGATTACATTAGGTTAAAAAATGTAGAGATCGGCTATTCGCTTTCGCCTTCATTTATCAAAAAGTTAAAAATCAGACAACTGCGTTTTTATGCAAGCGGTTTAAACCTGCTCACTTTCGATAAACTGGGCGATCTGCCAATCGATCCTGAATTGCCTGAATCGGGTTACAATTCATCTTATCCATACATGAAAATATATTCGTTCGGTGTGAATTTGAAATTTTAA